The following proteins come from a genomic window of Paenibacillus antri:
- a CDS encoding phage tail sheath family protein → MAGGTWTLGVEKVRPGLYMNFKIAALERIKSGERGTVTIPLVLNWGQPKTFLRIEKDSDAMELLGYDINDEEMLLVREAKKRAKTLLVYRLNDGNKATGSFGTAPNVTTATAIHAGTRGNDVLITAEDDPSSESGMLVKTLVDGRVVDQQVASAAADLKANAWVTFSGAGAVSSTPGTALTGGTNAAAIGADHTEYLERTETQHFEVIAYPYEDDELKVSFISYIRRMREEEGKKIQGVIAGNATEGVFQNIADYEGIVSVGNGVVLLDGTALTKEQAVAWVAGATAGASIVQSNTYSAYEGAADANPRLKNSQVIDALKKGQFVFVHDGVKVKVEQDINSLVSYSQTRNRRFSKNRVVRVLDAIANDFARVANDSYIGKIDNNADGHALLKAAANQYLRDLQDAGAIQNVDFDNDFAIDKARSVGDEVYVNLSVQPVDSMEKFFFTVEVR, encoded by the coding sequence ATGGCGGGAGGAACTTGGACGTTAGGCGTTGAGAAGGTGCGGCCGGGGCTGTATATGAATTTCAAGATCGCGGCGCTCGAGCGGATCAAATCCGGCGAGCGAGGGACGGTCACGATCCCGCTCGTCTTGAATTGGGGACAGCCGAAGACGTTCCTGCGCATCGAGAAGGACAGCGACGCGATGGAGCTGCTCGGCTACGACATCAACGACGAGGAGATGCTTCTCGTTCGCGAAGCGAAGAAGCGGGCGAAGACGCTGCTCGTCTATCGGTTGAACGACGGGAATAAGGCGACGGGGTCGTTCGGCACGGCGCCGAACGTGACGACGGCGACCGCGATCCACGCGGGCACGAGGGGCAACGACGTGCTCATCACCGCCGAGGACGACCCCTCGAGCGAGAGCGGCATGCTGGTCAAGACGCTCGTCGACGGCAGAGTCGTCGACCAACAGGTCGCGAGCGCGGCGGCCGACCTGAAGGCCAACGCGTGGGTGACGTTCTCGGGCGCGGGCGCGGTATCGAGCACGCCGGGCACGGCGCTGACGGGCGGCACGAACGCGGCCGCGATCGGCGCCGACCATACCGAATATTTGGAGCGGACGGAGACGCAGCATTTCGAGGTGATCGCGTATCCGTACGAAGACGACGAGCTGAAGGTATCGTTCATCTCGTACATTCGCCGGATGCGCGAAGAGGAAGGGAAGAAAATTCAAGGCGTCATCGCCGGCAATGCGACTGAAGGCGTATTCCAGAACATCGCCGATTACGAAGGCATCGTCAGCGTGGGCAACGGCGTCGTGCTGCTTGACGGAACCGCGCTGACCAAGGAGCAGGCCGTCGCGTGGGTCGCCGGGGCGACGGCGGGCGCGTCGATCGTTCAGTCCAACACGTACAGCGCCTACGAAGGCGCGGCGGACGCGAATCCGCGCCTGAAGAACAGTCAGGTGATCGACGCGCTGAAGAAGGGGCAGTTCGTCTTCGTGCACGACGGGGTCAAGGTGAAGGTCGAGCAGGACATCAACTCGCTCGTCTCCTATTCGCAGACGCGCAACAGGCGGTTCTCCAAGAACCGGGTCGTTCGCGTGTTGGACGCGATCGCGAACGACTTCGCCCGCGTCGCGAACGACAGCTATATCGGCAAGATCGACAACAACGCCGACGGCCACGCGCTGCTCAAGGCGGCGGCGAATCAATACTTGCGCGACCTGCAGGATGCCGGAGCGATTCAGAACGTCGACTTCGACAACGACTTCGCGATCGACAAGGCTCGCTCGGTCGGCGACGAGGTATACGTCAACCTGTCCGTGCAGCCGGTGGACAGCATGGAGAAATTTTTCTTTACCGTGGAGGTGCGATAA
- a CDS encoding phage tail tube protein — protein MAKFRADNTINGREARLFLDSEEIGYAKSFEATIEKNKVDIPVLGNRWLGKKTTSLSGTGTLTLYKVTSKFSKMLLEYATTGKDVYFTLQGVLDDPGAGRGTERITLINCNIDSVKIGQFNVEAEALEEEIPFTFEGAEIPEALKDTFE, from the coding sequence ATGGCGAAGTTTCGCGCGGACAATACGATCAACGGCCGGGAAGCGAGATTGTTCCTGGACAGCGAGGAGATCGGCTACGCCAAGTCGTTCGAGGCGACGATCGAGAAGAACAAGGTGGACATTCCCGTCCTCGGGAATCGCTGGCTCGGCAAGAAGACGACCAGCCTGAGCGGCACGGGCACGTTGACGCTGTACAAGGTGACTTCGAAGTTTTCGAAAATGCTGCTGGAGTACGCGACGACGGGCAAGGACGTCTACTTCACGCTGCAGGGCGTGCTCGACGATCCGGGCGCGGGCCGCGGGACGGAGCGGATTACGTTGATCAACTGCAACATCGACTCGGTAAAGATCGGCCAGTTCAACGTCGAAGCGGAAGCGCTGGAGGAAGAAATTCCGTTCACGTTCGAAGGCGCCGAAATTCCGGAAGCGCTGAAAGATACGTTCGAATAA
- a CDS encoding phage tail assembly chaperone, translating into MAATATKSMDLFMKGKAKQVVLEEVVVSKRYVDEEGNPIPFTLKAVDTKRIEELQDECTVPQFKKGKKIGEEIDWKRFACRLAVETTVYPNFRDQELLNSYGIVDPCELVKEILNVGGEYAELIQAVQRVNGFDTDFEELVDEAKN; encoded by the coding sequence ATGGCAGCAACGGCAACGAAATCGATGGATCTGTTCATGAAGGGCAAGGCGAAGCAAGTCGTATTGGAAGAGGTCGTCGTCTCGAAGCGGTACGTGGACGAGGAGGGCAATCCGATCCCGTTCACGCTGAAGGCGGTCGACACGAAGCGGATCGAGGAGCTGCAGGACGAATGCACCGTGCCGCAGTTCAAGAAGGGGAAGAAGATCGGCGAAGAGATCGATTGGAAGCGATTCGCCTGCCGTCTGGCCGTCGAGACGACGGTATACCCGAATTTCCGGGACCAAGAGCTGCTGAACAGCTACGGCATCGTCGACCCTTGCGAGCTCGTGAAGGAGATCTTGAACGTAGGCGGCGAATACGCCGAGCTCATTCAGGCGGTTCAACGGGTGAACGGCTTCGATACGGATTTCGAAGAGCTGGTGGATGAAGCAAAAAACTGA
- a CDS encoding LysM peptidoglycan-binding domain-containing protein produces the protein MPVEFWFTYNNGEETLRLPVNPSEWKVSAGSANETVSVQKLGQVTVIQDPVLRTYELSSHFPKHYGPYCAYRDIPPPRRGIDQLEKWKNSGFPVQFVVITSEQHKEITVPVTIESLSYREIAGDVGSIYYELTLREFKYTKPRSVETKQENGQTVAEISNKGQRPKASVKPKTYTVKAGDTLWAIDRRVGVPYEKIAAANGIKPPYTIRPNQVLVIP, from the coding sequence ATGCCGGTTGAGTTTTGGTTCACGTACAACAACGGCGAGGAGACGCTCCGCCTGCCCGTCAATCCTTCCGAATGGAAGGTGTCCGCCGGCTCCGCGAACGAGACGGTGTCCGTGCAGAAGCTGGGACAGGTGACCGTCATCCAGGACCCCGTCCTTCGGACGTACGAATTGTCCTCTCATTTTCCCAAACATTACGGGCCTTATTGCGCTTACCGAGATATTCCGCCTCCCCGGAGAGGGATCGATCAGCTGGAGAAGTGGAAGAACAGCGGCTTCCCCGTGCAGTTCGTCGTCATTACGTCGGAACAGCATAAGGAAATCACCGTTCCGGTCACGATCGAATCGCTCTCGTACCGGGAGATCGCCGGGGACGTCGGCAGCATCTATTACGAGCTGACGCTTCGGGAGTTCAAATACACGAAGCCCCGAAGCGTGGAGACGAAGCAGGAGAACGGGCAGACGGTGGCCGAGATCAGCAACAAGGGGCAGCGGCCCAAGGCGTCGGTGAAGCCCAAGACGTATACGGTGAAGGCGGGCGACACGCTGTGGGCGATCGACCGCCGCGTCGGCGTGCCGTACGAGAAAATCGCCGCCGCCAACGGAATTAAGCCGCCGTATACAATCCGGCCGAATCAGGTGTTGGTGATTCCATGA
- a CDS encoding XkdQ/YqbQ family protein — protein sequence MIQLLLVLENGTVDMTELVESVEWSGNARKAVRKLTVGLLHLSDNGGVPPPVPNGTGVLFRYGEEELFRGNVFNAEYKPGKLALTCYDQMIYLTNNKDSYVFKSMKASAVLAKLCADFSIPVGAIKDTEYVIPYMVCDEETLFDMAKKALGITYRHQGVRYSLFSREGKVQLVPYKENTRKWVIESGLNLIDYSYGESIENTVTKVKLQGGEEKQTLVATAENKSLQKQFGVLQHYEKIKDKQNRAQLQEAANRMLAEKGKATKTLRLDEALGIAEVVSGTTIVAKVPELGIERTYAVEEDAHRFKGKYHSMSLTLTEMT from the coding sequence ATGATCCAATTGCTGCTCGTCTTGGAGAACGGAACGGTCGACATGACCGAATTGGTGGAGAGCGTCGAATGGTCGGGGAACGCGCGGAAGGCGGTCCGCAAGCTGACGGTCGGCCTGCTGCATCTTTCGGACAACGGAGGCGTCCCGCCGCCGGTCCCGAACGGAACCGGCGTGCTGTTCCGGTACGGGGAGGAGGAGCTGTTCCGGGGCAACGTGTTCAACGCCGAATACAAGCCGGGCAAGCTCGCCTTGACCTGCTACGACCAGATGATTTATTTGACGAACAACAAGGATTCTTATGTGTTCAAGAGCATGAAGGCGTCGGCGGTGCTCGCGAAGCTGTGCGCGGATTTTTCGATTCCGGTCGGTGCGATCAAGGATACCGAGTACGTCATCCCGTACATGGTGTGCGACGAGGAGACGCTCTTCGACATGGCGAAGAAGGCGCTCGGGATTACGTACCGTCACCAAGGGGTGCGATACTCGCTCTTTTCCCGGGAGGGGAAGGTGCAGCTTGTGCCTTACAAGGAAAATACCCGCAAATGGGTCATCGAGTCGGGACTGAACTTGATCGATTATTCGTACGGCGAATCGATCGAGAACACCGTCACGAAGGTGAAGCTGCAGGGCGGGGAGGAGAAGCAAACCTTGGTCGCCACCGCCGAGAACAAGTCGCTTCAGAAACAGTTCGGCGTGCTGCAGCATTACGAGAAAATCAAGGATAAACAAAACCGGGCGCAGCTGCAGGAGGCGGCGAACCGGATGCTGGCGGAGAAGGGAAAGGCGACGAAGACGCTGCGGCTGGACGAAGCGCTCGGCATCGCCGAGGTCGTCTCGGGCACGACGATCGTCGCGAAGGTGCCGGAGCTCGGCATCGAGCGGACGTACGCCGTCGAAGAGGACGCCCACCGGTTCAAGGGCAAGTATCATTCGATGTCGCTGACGTTGACGGAGATGACGTAA
- a CDS encoding DUF2577 family protein: MIKRHSIKSVQSLRLPELMEAEVVSDPPELKIKLKGSDKLIIPKELIVVAEHLCRVHRKANVTNTGKTAISKQTFTADTDKVMEHQHAVSVEVELKERDFTALQSEIHFLNEDSKDDLLKKGDKVMALSFEGGQKFFVMDRIVTY; the protein is encoded by the coding sequence TTGATCAAGCGGCACAGCATCAAGAGCGTGCAGTCGCTTAGGCTGCCGGAGCTGATGGAAGCCGAGGTCGTATCCGACCCGCCGGAGTTGAAGATCAAGCTCAAGGGCAGCGATAAGCTGATCATCCCGAAGGAGCTGATCGTCGTCGCGGAGCATCTGTGCCGGGTACATCGCAAGGCGAATGTGACGAATACCGGGAAGACGGCGATATCGAAGCAAACGTTCACGGCGGACACGGATAAGGTGATGGAGCATCAGCATGCCGTATCGGTAGAGGTCGAGTTGAAGGAGCGGGATTTTACTGCGTTGCAAAGCGAGATTCATTTTCTAAACGAGGACAGTAAAGACGATCTGCTGAAGAAGGGCGACAAGGTGATGGCGCTCTCGTTCGAGGGCGGCCAGAAGTTCTTCGTGATGGATCGCATCGTCACGTATTGA
- a CDS encoding DUF2577 family protein yields MSFGELVKRHCLASVQSLRLLEPMEAEVVAGPPDLKIKLKGNDKLIIPKELIVVAERLCRVRRKANITNAESTAISSQSFDGTVAVGAPVGKNDPIPPAHAHKLTVTVALKDRKFDLLEGEIHYITEDDKDDTLRAGDRVMAFAFEGGQKYFVYDRIVQY; encoded by the coding sequence ATGTCGTTCGGGGAATTGGTGAAGCGGCACTGTCTCGCGAGCGTGCAGTCGCTAAGGCTGCTAGAGCCGATGGAGGCCGAGGTCGTGGCAGGCCCGCCGGACCTGAAGATCAAGCTGAAGGGCAACGATAAGCTGATCATCCCGAAGGAGCTGATCGTCGTCGCGGAACGGCTGTGCCGGGTCAGACGCAAGGCGAACATTACGAACGCCGAGAGTACGGCGATCTCGTCGCAATCGTTCGACGGGACCGTCGCGGTCGGAGCCCCGGTAGGCAAGAACGATCCGATCCCGCCGGCCCACGCGCATAAGCTGACCGTGACCGTCGCCTTGAAGGACCGGAAGTTCGATCTGTTGGAAGGCGAGATTCATTACATTACCGAGGACGACAAGGACGATACGCTGCGCGCGGGCGACCGCGTGATGGCGTTCGCGTTCGAGGGCGGCCAGAAATATTTCGTGTACGATCGCATCGTTCAATATTAA
- a CDS encoding DUF2634 domain-containing protein, which yields MGLTPEIEFPTVIQRKAPALRTYKLDFETGEIGRRIDGAEAIQQLIHKAVRTIRFSHPIYSDDYGCEIQHMLGKPFSQGFIQVEMVRMITEALVYDERIHRVYDFTITSENDEVYIAFFADTTQGTIRYEGVM from the coding sequence ATGGGACTTACTCCCGAAATCGAATTTCCGACCGTCATCCAGAGGAAGGCGCCCGCCCTGCGCACTTATAAGCTCGACTTCGAGACGGGGGAGATCGGCCGGCGGATCGACGGCGCGGAAGCCATTCAACAGCTGATTCATAAGGCCGTCCGGACGATTCGGTTCAGCCACCCGATCTATTCGGACGACTACGGCTGCGAAATTCAACATATGCTCGGCAAACCGTTTTCTCAAGGCTTTATTCAGGTCGAGATGGTTCGGATGATCACCGAAGCGCTCGTATACGACGAACGCATTCACCGGGTGTACGATTTCACGATCACTTCGGAAAACGACGAGGTGTACATCGCCTTCTTCGCCGATACGACCCAGGGGACGATCCGTTACGAAGGGGTGATGTAG
- a CDS encoding baseplate J/gp47 family protein, which produces MEQSSALGFEAKLQQLLARVNDGLDKSEGSVIYDALAPIAMQLWIEESKFRSILEQAFAVTAEGRFLDSIAKDYGLERTPAAAARVELEFTGVVGAAIPDGTTVGIENSDLTFATIGNATIGSDGKAAVPARCKQPGPAGNVNADTIRLLFDPVKDIWTVNNKRPAAGGLDQEADVALRERILYQKRNPEHGGTESDYKRWALSVTGVTYADAINCKRGLGTVDVVIDCEGDDEAREAIFAEVRELIDRKKPLGVDVIVAPVVPREQRVVVRVSGLGEAAAKQAVHQYLRTIEIGGTIYLSKIVAAVIVAGASDAVVIEPEENLPLPESSSLKAEVVILL; this is translated from the coding sequence ATGGAACAATCTTCGGCGCTCGGCTTCGAGGCGAAGCTGCAGCAGCTGCTCGCCCGCGTCAACGACGGACTCGACAAGAGCGAGGGCTCGGTCATCTACGACGCCTTGGCCCCGATCGCGATGCAGCTGTGGATCGAAGAGAGCAAGTTCCGGAGCATCTTGGAGCAGGCGTTCGCCGTGACGGCGGAGGGGCGATTTTTGGATTCGATCGCCAAGGATTACGGGCTCGAGCGGACGCCGGCCGCGGCGGCGAGGGTCGAGCTGGAGTTTACCGGCGTCGTGGGCGCCGCGATTCCGGACGGCACGACGGTCGGGATCGAAAACTCGGATTTGACGTTCGCGACGATCGGGAACGCGACGATCGGCTCCGACGGGAAAGCGGCGGTGCCCGCTCGATGCAAGCAGCCGGGCCCGGCCGGCAACGTGAACGCGGATACGATCCGCCTGCTGTTCGACCCGGTCAAGGATATTTGGACCGTGAACAATAAGCGGCCGGCCGCCGGCGGCCTCGATCAGGAGGCGGACGTCGCGCTTCGGGAACGGATTCTGTACCAGAAGCGCAATCCCGAGCACGGCGGGACCGAATCGGATTATAAGCGCTGGGCGCTGTCCGTCACCGGGGTGACGTACGCGGACGCGATCAACTGCAAGCGGGGGCTCGGCACGGTCGACGTCGTCATCGACTGCGAAGGGGACGACGAAGCCCGGGAGGCGATCTTCGCGGAGGTTCGGGAGTTGATCGACCGGAAGAAGCCGCTCGGCGTCGACGTGATCGTCGCGCCGGTCGTCCCGCGGGAGCAGCGGGTCGTCGTCCGCGTGTCGGGCCTCGGCGAAGCCGCCGCGAAGCAGGCGGTGCATCAGTACTTGCGGACGATCGAGATCGGCGGCACGATCTATCTCTCGAAGATCGTGGCGGCCGTCATCGTCGCAGGCGCCTCGGACGCCGTCGTTATCGAGCCGGAGGAAAACCTTCCGCTGCCCGAATCGAGCAGCTTGAAGGCGGAGGTCGTGATTCTCTTATGA
- a CDS encoding DUF4815 domain-containing protein, translating to MSVYNRFDPADRWVSLQARSGRRLQSAELNEIQSLALHRDKRMGDVIFGSGHIIEGGQMFVSPPPGNEAIIFPASVYIDGMIHDIGEKRIPITRQGEEIIGLKIVYETVTHETEPKLLDPAVGYANFGSPGMDRLAASPEWVLNDPAATPMYRLVNGEVVTAKVPPELEGFTPVLARRTHDTSGSFLVSGMDGFIEPAEGEYVNLVIEAGKAYVLGYEINRLVPTRIRLRKSLDARKVSDEVKVYKDPGSGAEPVYTLNSKPVKAIREITARVQLQTDVTRQTGMADPLPEEAVVDIVRVVYKDKNYVKGTHYQLVDNSVDWSIGNDRPAVGDTYSVVYQFMRQMVQDEDYRLDASANGVAWLNKLRPVPDSLFNVTYDYYLARKDAFYLTPDGQIRIATGQSDVHPPLPPVPPDILELGELHFPPASGEVAVVNYKPKRLTMLELRSLLDRLERAEYNQAMLELERSAQIADPTTQKKGILTDNFTNFERIDFGKGFDAMIDPANQTLQLPATQTFEQLTFESGESVRRHERLLTLDYTEQVVIEQSYATESLNVNPYQVFGAQATIRLTPSQDSWVEQTVVSNVVWGWWDAWWGGSRTETRVILDENIPFIRQRVVAVHGEGFEPNADNLQATFDGVPVALQPAAGYGAGTSPGTVKANGAGRFVASFTIPENIRTGTREVRIFNYV from the coding sequence ATGAGTGTGTACAATCGATTCGACCCGGCCGACCGCTGGGTATCGCTGCAGGCGAGGAGCGGCCGGCGGCTCCAATCGGCCGAGCTGAACGAAATCCAATCGCTCGCGCTTCACCGCGACAAGCGGATGGGCGACGTCATCTTCGGTTCGGGCCATATTATCGAGGGCGGGCAGATGTTCGTGTCGCCTCCGCCCGGGAACGAAGCCATTATCTTTCCCGCCTCCGTCTATATCGACGGCATGATTCACGACATCGGAGAGAAGCGCATCCCGATTACCCGCCAAGGCGAGGAAATTATCGGGCTGAAGATCGTCTACGAGACGGTGACGCACGAGACGGAGCCTAAGCTGCTCGATCCGGCGGTCGGCTACGCGAACTTCGGCTCGCCCGGGATGGACCGGCTGGCGGCGTCGCCGGAGTGGGTGTTGAACGATCCCGCCGCGACGCCGATGTACCGGCTCGTGAACGGCGAAGTGGTCACCGCCAAGGTGCCGCCGGAGCTGGAGGGCTTCACGCCCGTGCTGGCCCGGCGCACGCACGATACGAGCGGAAGCTTCCTCGTCTCGGGCATGGACGGCTTCATCGAGCCGGCCGAAGGAGAGTATGTGAACCTGGTCATCGAAGCGGGGAAGGCGTACGTCCTCGGCTACGAGATCAATCGGCTCGTCCCGACGCGCATTCGGCTTCGGAAATCGCTCGATGCCCGGAAGGTATCGGACGAAGTGAAGGTGTATAAGGACCCGGGCTCGGGCGCCGAACCGGTCTATACGTTGAACAGCAAGCCCGTGAAAGCGATCCGCGAAATTACGGCCCGGGTGCAGCTCCAGACCGACGTCACGCGTCAAACCGGGATGGCGGATCCGCTCCCCGAAGAGGCCGTCGTCGATATCGTGCGGGTCGTTTACAAAGACAAAAATTATGTCAAAGGAACGCACTACCAGCTCGTCGACAACAGCGTCGATTGGTCGATCGGGAACGACCGGCCCGCCGTCGGGGACACGTACTCGGTCGTCTACCAGTTTATGCGGCAGATGGTCCAGGACGAGGATTATCGCCTGGACGCCTCCGCGAACGGGGTCGCGTGGCTGAACAAGCTGCGCCCGGTGCCCGACTCGCTCTTCAATGTCACCTACGACTACTATTTAGCCCGCAAGGACGCCTTCTACTTGACCCCCGACGGGCAAATTCGAATCGCGACGGGGCAATCGGACGTGCATCCGCCGCTGCCGCCCGTTCCGCCGGACATCCTCGAGCTCGGGGAGCTTCACTTCCCTCCGGCGAGCGGCGAGGTCGCCGTCGTGAACTACAAGCCCAAGCGGCTGACGATGCTGGAGCTGCGTTCCCTGCTCGATCGTCTGGAGCGCGCCGAATACAATCAGGCGATGCTGGAGCTGGAGCGATCCGCCCAGATCGCGGATCCGACGACGCAGAAGAAGGGCATTCTGACCGATAACTTCACGAACTTCGAGCGCATCGATTTCGGCAAAGGCTTCGACGCCATGATCGATCCGGCGAATCAGACGCTGCAGCTGCCCGCGACGCAAACGTTCGAGCAGCTGACCTTCGAGAGCGGGGAGTCGGTCCGGCGGCACGAGCGGCTGCTCACGCTGGACTATACCGAGCAGGTCGTCATCGAGCAGAGCTACGCGACCGAATCGCTGAACGTAAACCCTTACCAAGTGTTCGGCGCGCAGGCGACGATTCGCCTTACGCCTTCTCAAGACTCTTGGGTCGAGCAGACGGTCGTCTCCAACGTCGTATGGGGTTGGTGGGATGCGTGGTGGGGCGGCAGCCGGACCGAAACCCGGGTCATTCTCGACGAGAATATCCCGTTCATCCGGCAGCGCGTCGTCGCCGTGCACGGCGAAGGCTTCGAGCCGAACGCCGACAATCTGCAGGCGACGTTCGACGGCGTCCCGGTGGCGCTCCAACCGGCCGCGGGTTACGGAGCGGGTACGTCGCCGGGGACGGTGAAGGCGAACGGAGCCGGCCGCTTCGTCGCAAGCTTTACGATTCCGGAGAACATCAGAACCGGCACGCGGGAAGTGAGAATTTTCAATTATGTGTAA